One region of Oryza glaberrima chromosome 7, OglaRS2, whole genome shotgun sequence genomic DNA includes:
- the LOC127780811 gene encoding uncharacterized protein LOC127780811 → MAHARAQAIRALLARCSTECPRRAAASSCIRRASLPYCSPGSYPRNLPPAVRAAGADWTRSLASRAQGGAGAGEAGAEEGEAQEWMAEWEEEEEEEEDVEPEIGDGGDGGGVALRGVEWGKRALAAAEEVLGEHFGDDVAMFAFKVSPKGYVYVRLDKLTNRYGCPGIEEIESFNKLYKQKLDELIEQGEIPLDLAIEVSSPGAERLLKVPKDLDRFKDMAMRVQYLVEGDDVVPKQILQKDGIFLLESVDIQAEHCIWKLADVKENRAAAGKGRPLNRKKRDWRLQTSFQAVKKATLYLD, encoded by the exons ATGGCGCACGCGCGCGCCCAGGCGATCCGCGCGCTGCTCGCCAGGTGCTCGACGGAAtgcccccgccgcgccgccgcctcgtcctgcATCCGCCGCGCTTCTCTCCCTTATTGTTCCCCAGGTTCCTACCCCCGGAACCTCCCCCCTGCGGTGCGCGCGGCTGGCGCGGATTGGACGCGCTCTCTCGCGAGCAGGGCGCAGGGCGGCGCTGGCGCaggcgaggccggcgccgaggagggtGAGGCGCAGGAGTGGATGgcggagtgggaggaggaggaggaggaggaggaagatgtcGAGCCCGAG ATCGgtgacggtggcgacggcggcggggtcgcCCTGAGGGGCGTCGAGTGGGGGAAGCGCGCtctggcggcggccgaggaggtTCTTGGCGAGCACTTCGGCGACGACGTTGCGATGTTCGCCTTCAAGGTGTCGCCCAAGGGATACGTCTACGTCAGGCTTGACAAGCTCACCAACAG ATATGGGTGCCCTGGTATCGAGGAAATCGAGAGTTTTAATAAACTCTACAAGCAGAAACTGGACGAGCTAATCGAACAAGGCGAAATACCGCTGGACCTGGCAATTGAG GTCTCATCACCAGGAGCCGAACGACTTCTCAAGGTGCCCAAGGATCTGGATCGTTTTAAAGATATGGCCATGAGGGTGCAATACCTTGTTGAAGGCGATGATGTCGTCCCAAAGCAGATCCTGCAGAAGGATGGAATCTTCTTGCTCGAGTCTGTTGACATTCAGGCAGAACATTGCATCTGGAAGCTGGCAGATGTCAAGGAGAACCGAGCTGCAGCTGGGAAAGGAAGGCCATTGAACAGGAAAAAAAGGGACTGGAGGCTGCAAACTTCGTTTCAAGCAGTGAAGAAGGCAACACTATACTTGGACTAA
- the LOC127780810 gene encoding putative oxidoreductase TDA3 gives MATSPAAAPPRRVVICGGGVVGACTAYFLSTHAASPTVPTLVEKSSPACAASGKAGGFLALDWCDKTPALSALARASFALHRRLAATLDGGSAYGFRPVHTLSICLPTDPDPAAAAASPLLPAWVDPAASAAPPRELGTTDTTAQVHPGFFTKAVLAASGAEVVIGEAERVVVRDGRVAGVVVRGRGEVDADAVVLALGPWSGRFEMVREVFDVSGLKAHSIVLRPREPENITPHALFLSYQPEPGAKMLDPEVYPRPTGEVYICGMTKDEEVPDDPETITGEPDSIAMLHKIAGRVSGQLKREEGAEVVAEQACYLPCTDDGLPVIGEMPGVKGCYVATGHSCWGILNAPATGAALAELILDGDAKIVDLAPFSPARFLKKKSKRGV, from the exons atggcgacctcgccggcggcggcgccgccgcggcgcgtggTGATttgcggcggcggggtcgtcgGAGCGTGCACGGCCTACTTCCTCTCCACCCACGCGGCCTCCCCGACCGTCCCGACCCTCGTCGAGAAGTCGTCCCCGGCCTGCGCCGCCTCGGGCAAGGCCGGCGGCTTCCTCGCGCTCGACTGGTGCGACAAAACCCCGGCCCTCTCCGCGCTCGCTCGCGCCTCCTtcgcgctccaccgccgcctcgccgccacgctcgaCGGCGGCTCCGCCTACGGCTTCCGCCCCGTCCACACCCTCTCCATCTGCCTCCCCACCGACCcggaccccgccgccgccgcggcgtccccgCTGCTCCCCGCCTGGGTCGaccccgccgcgtccgccgcgccgccgagggaGCTCGGGACGACGGACACCACCGCGCAGGTCCACCCGGGCTTCTTCACCAAGGCCGTCCTCGCCGCGTCCGGCGCCGAGGTGGTCAtcggcgaggcggagcgcgtCGTCGTCCGGGACGGCCGCGTCGCCGGGGTTGTGGTCAGGGGCCGCGGCGAggtggacgccgacgccgtggtGCTCGCGCTCGGCCCCTGGTCGGGGAGGTTCGAGATGGTCAGGGAGGTGTTCGACGTGTCCGGCCTCAAGGCGCACAGCATCGTGCTCCGGCCGCGTGAGCCCGAAAACATCACGCCGCACGCCCTATTCCTCAGCTACCAGCCAGAGCCCGGCGCCAAGATGCTCGACCCGGAGGTCTACCCGCGGCCCACCG GGGAGGTGTACATTTGTGGAATGACCAAGGATGAGGAGGTGCCCGATGACCCGGAGACGATCACCGGTGAGCCGGACTCAATTGCGATGCTGCACAAGATCGCCGGGAGGGTTTCCGGCCAGCTGAAGAGGGAGGAAggcgcggaggtggtggcggagcAGGCTTGCTACCTGCCGTGCACCGATGACGGTTTGCCGGTGATCGGGGAGATGCCTGGAGTGAAGGGTTGCTATGTCGCCACTGGGCACAGCTGCTGGGGGATCCTCAATGCTCCAGCCACCGGTGCCGCTCTCGCAGAGCTCATCCTCGACGGCGATGCCAAGATCGTCGATCTCGCGCCGTTCAGCCCAGCAAGGTTTCTCAAGAAGAAGAGTAAGCGTGGAGTTTAG